In Meleagris gallopavo isolate NT-WF06-2002-E0010 breed Aviagen turkey brand Nicholas breeding stock chromosome 5, Turkey_5.1, whole genome shotgun sequence, a single window of DNA contains:
- the ZBTB42 gene encoding zinc finger and BTB domain-containing protein 42, giving the protein MEFPDHSRQLLQCLSQQRHQGFLCDCTVLVGEAQFRAHRAVLASCSMYFHLFYRDQLDKRDIVHLNSDIVTAPAFSLLLEFMYEGKLEFHSLPVEDVLAAASYLHMYDIVKVCKGKLKDKESGSEEKPGDEAAVLDKAERFLDEFEPGGKARLEYERAVGKEKVGSHPAWPCGPPNLSPAEAEPCAAAAGKTKANVNSCAGPLSQRSASRPPVSSEADCALDLSFKPMLGRDSLQPSYAFGQLASDSQQQGTEPLVKDEQESLSEREDGEAGSPESQHFGNSAKSLVTGLGHMFARNGSSHGREEDLDQEREESEDDIDPADISAGVLVPPGHICICPLCSKVFPSPHVLQLHLSSHFRDKDGARSRLSPDGAVPTCTLCGKTFSCMYTLKRHERTHSGEKPYTCGQCGKSFQYSHNLSRHAVVHTREKPHGCKWCERRFTQSGDLYRHIRKFHCGLVKSLVV; this is encoded by the coding sequence ATGGAGTTTCCAGACCATAGCCGCCAGTTGCTGCAGTGTCTGAGTCAGCAGCGTCACCAGGGCTTCCTGTGTGACTGTACTGTGTTGGTTGGAGAAGCTCAGTTCCGAGCGCACAGAGCCGTCCTCGCCTCTTGCAGCATGTACTTCCATCTTTTCTACAGGGACCAGTTAGACAAAAGGGATATTGTGCATCTGAACAGTGACATTGTCACGGCCCCTGCCTTCAGCCTGCTGCTTGAATTCATGTACGAGGGGAAGCTGGAGTTCCACAGCCTCCCGGTGGAAGATGTGCTGGCCGCTGCCAGCTACCTCCACATGTATGACATTGTGAAAGTCTGCAAGGGCAAGTTGAAAGATAAAGAATCGGGCTCGGAGGAGAAGCCGGGCGATGAGGCGGCCGTGCTGGACAAAGCGGAGCGTTTCCTCGATGAGTTCGAGCCGGGGGGCAAAGCGAGATTGGAATACGAGCGGGCCGTGGGCAAGGAGAAGGTGGGATCCCACCCCGCCTGGCCCTGCGGCCCCCCCAACCTCAGCCCGGCCGAGGCAGAGCCCTGCGCGGCGGcagctggaaaaacaaaggcaaatgTCAATAGTTGTGCGGGACCTTTGTCCCAAAGGTCCGCCAGCCGTCCCCCGGTGTCGAGCGAGGCCGACTGCGCGCTGGATTTGTCTTTCAAGCCCATGCTGGGGAGAGATTCCTTGCAGCCCTCCTATGCCTTCGGACAGCTGGCTTCCgacagccagcagcagggcaccGAGCCGCTGGTGAAGGATGAACAAGAGTCGCTGTCAGAGCGGGAGGACGGCGAAGCCGGCAGTCCGGAGAGTCAGCATTTTGGGAACTCGGCCAAGAGTCTGGTGACAGGGTTAGGACACATGTTCGCAAGGAATGGCAGCTCTCACGGCCGGGAGGAGGACCTAGACCAAGAGCGAGAGGAGAGCGAGGACGACATAGACCCCGCGGACATCTCTGCGGGCGTGCTGGTGCCCCCAGGGCACATCTGCATCTGCCCGCTGTGCAGCAAGGTGTTCCCCAGCCCGCACGTCCTGCAGTTGCACCTCAGCTCCCACTTCCGCGATAAGGATGGCGCCAGGAGCCGCCTCTCCCCCGACGGCGCGGTGCCCACCTGCACCCTCTGCGGGAAGACTTTTTCCTGCATGTACACCCTGAAGCGGCACGAGCGGACGCACTCGGGCGAGAAGCCCTACACCTGCGGGCAGTGCGGGAAGAGCTTCCAGTACTCGCACAACCTGAGCCGCCACGCGGTCGTGCACACCCGTGAGAAGCCCCACGGCTGCAAGTGGTGCGAGAGACGCTTCACGCAGTCGGGGGATCTGTACAGACACATCCGCAAGTTCCATTGTGGCCTTGTCAAGTCTTTGGTTGTTTGA